The DNA region AACTGGGCTAAGTCAGACCTTGTTGTTCTCCACATGTACCAAATGTACAGCCCCAAAAGTCTATAGCCCATACTATTTTCCCTTCTGTGATATTCACATTGAAAAACTGTGATTAAGCCAATAATCATTATGCATGTCCATCATGTTGATTGAGTTAAACCAAAGTAACTACTACTCTAATGCTTTCCCCTCtgcccccacctccctccctttGCAAAGCTGATGGCACTAATTCTGGGTTTCATCGCTATCAGTCCTCCCATCGCCAGCCGCCAAAGAAAAGCCGTCCGCTCTCACAGCTGCAACACAAAGCTGCACCAGTTACATCCCGGCAGCCTGCATCCATCAGAGCTGACGCAGGTACTTAAAGGGGAAcgccacctaaattaagaattccaatatgttatttccacggccgaggaaagttcaataaataatagttaacatgagctgctctctctcaaagccagaaaccagagaagtaagtcttaaacttgtgatgtcattgggtataaagtctggagctgctccatagacgatgaataGGAGACTGATATATTAACCCtagtgtacagtacatgtgtgcAGGGATGTGTAGGAGTGCATGCCAGATATTTCCATTCTCACAATTTGTGAGAGTTATAGTAATGTGTCTTCAATCTGaataaaatacacttttaaTCCGATTAAaacttcctttttccttttttttttttacagcaaggTCTAACTGCAGAAATCGTCCTATAGACCTGGTCTTCATCATAGACAGCTCCCGCAGCGTGCGCCCTGCTGAGTTTGAAAAGGCCAAGGAGTTCCTGCAAGATATGGTGGACAGCTTGGAGGTCGGCTCGGACGCCACGCGGGTCGGCCTCGTCAATTATGCCAGCACGGTGCAGATTgagttcctactgaagacgtatTTCACCAAGTCTGCCCTGAAGCAGGCACTGGCCCGTGTTGAGCCCCTGGCCTCAGGCACCATGACAGGCATGGCCATCAAAATCGCCATGGAGAAAGCTTTCACCGCGGAGGCAGGAGCCCGAGCTAGCTCCGGCACCATTGTCAAAGTAGCCATCATAGTGACGGACGGGAGGCCCCAGGACAAGGTAGAGGACGTATCAGCCGCAGCTCGGGCATCTGGGATCGAGATCTACGCAGTGGGAGTAGACAGGGCTGATATGATGTCCCTCCGCCTCATGGCGAGCCAACCACATGATGACCATGTCTTCTATGTGGAGACCTATGGTGTCATTGAGAAGCTCACTTCCAAATTTAGGGAAACCTTGTGTGGTAAGGATGTCGATAATGGGAATGAGGATATTCCATTAGATGGCGAAATTGATGATTATGGACTAGGCCTAGCTAGCAGAAAAGACGAGAAaggaataaataatgaaaatgacgATAAAGGTATGTCATATCTGTCCTTTAAATTTCAACCTGTGATCATATGGGCAGCACCATAGAGGGAATCTCCATTCTAAAGTCACTGGTCCTCTTCTTTAGTCGTAAGAACAAGGGCAAGGTAAGCAGTGATTTACCGCCGCTTGTTGTGTTTGGATTTTCCCACAAAAAGGTGTTCACTAACTGTTGCAAATGGTGATAATAAGTGTcgttaatacagtaaaaaaaaaacacgtccaGTAAGTCAAGTACTGTACTAACCGACCTAAAGAAGAAGACAAACCTCCGATCACCGGTTGACCTGCCAATTCAGAGCAAATTCTACAACCGTGAACCCTTTAGAATGGCTGAAACCTGATACGATGCTGCCTGTACTTTTCACATGGAGCGCGCTGCTTTTTGCACTTTGCGCTGCATCTTGTGCCTTAATGCCGTGTGCCCTGCTCAGCTACCCGACGGCGTGCTAAGCTGCCCAGCTCCACAATACGGGCTTTTGCAATCTGTGACAGAACATTAACGGCCACTCATCCTGCACGGCATAAACTAAATTAGCTTTGctaaatttgatttaaatgtatttgagCTGAAACTCAGATTTTAAGAAATTATTACTAAGATTATATTAacattatgttattttaaaatatgcaaattaaaataaaaaagacaataaaccagtttaaaggaataatttgacatttttgggaaatgcacTTTCTTGtagagatgagaagattgataccactgtcATATTTAAGTTAAgttatttaatttgttatttgttatttaataaGAGTGTTGCCTTTAGTAGATTTTGTGTTTGCATGGAATATCCTGTTGGAAGATTAAGATTGTTCAGGTgctctcttccttccttcacAAATAACAGGATTTTATAACCGCAAGAGGAATTTACTATAACAACACTATAGTTGAAGCACAGAGATCAAGCAAGCTAACCTGCATGTGGCTATGTAGAGTTAATAGTACAATTACTTACACCTTACTAACAGAAATATAACTCAGATATAACAATGATTGATTTCACTAGGCCTAAGCCAATCAGACATTGGAGTGTTTCTTTTCAGGTTCGGATGCATGTGCTCAGGGACACAATTGCCAGCACGTTTGTGTCAACAATGACTACTCATACGACTGCAAGTGTCGCGGCGGCTTCGTCTTGAACCCGGACAAGAAAACGTGCTCACGTAAGAATCTTTATCTTGTCTTTATGTTTTTGTCCAATGTCCCAGTGTCACAAAATGTCATTGTGTTTTTCCGTGATTCGCTATATGAAAATGACTGCTGACAAAGGTTTAACATGGCTAAGATGTTATATTTTCATTGAATCTTGCTTAAATATTGATTTGGGATTGTATGGGGAAAACCACATCATAAGTATACCTAGTAATTTCTTACTTTTAAGATATTTAATGTAAGATTTCTGACAGAAGCTTGGAGTTCATATGCTTTGAAGCTCCCTTTGGACATCAGTTATGCTGCATTGTTACTGCATGGTACTGTACGGCTcttttccattagcaaaagttgtggatagtACCTGGTACTTGGTACCTGGCACCTGGTACCTGGTACCTGGAACTTCTTTTTGCACCAGCTTGGTCGAGGTTTCAAGTGAGCTGAGCTGATACTAGAAGGTGGGGTTAAAACATTGCAgatcactgattggtcagagagaatcgttACTAGTGCAACacgggacatcctgcacaaaccccTTCATTTTTAATTAGCCAGAATACTGTCAACAGCGACCTCATTATTTTAATCACTCGAccaagattttaaaaaatggcagcCCGCAAAACTCCGCCATACACTATGCCGTATAATTGAGGAAGTGCAGACGTTCCTCTGGTTGTTTGTCGATGAAAGGATTCAGCGATTGTCGcattgaagatgatgtcatggCAGTTGCACGCGGTGCCGCTGTGGGGATCAGCTGAGAATTCTCAGAGCTCCTTAAAAAGTTCTCAAGATACTCCGCCCATCCGCATCTGCATAGCTAGAAAAATTGGGATGTGCACTGACAGGCGAAAACCTGCAGCACTGAATCCCTGCGAAGCGCTGTATCTGATGATGTGACGTTACTTTGGTCGAGAGGATGCTTGCAACCCTCGCGGATGCGGCAAGCATAAATCACGCTTCAGGGGGTACTATCCGCAATGGAAAACAAAGTAGAGAACAAAACCCGGTTCCAAAAGAGAGTTGAGTTGAGTCGAGCcaaaccatgcagtggaaatgaggcaCTTTGTGCTGTGAGCACACTGCATACCATCTCTTGTTACTAATGTTTTGGGTTGCCCTAAATAGATTAGGGCAGACACTATTCAGCACAAATTAAGTGAGCAGGACAATTATGAAGGCCTGGACTGATGAGAGGGACAAATTCTACAAGTAAATAACGACCACTTAGAAGAGGACAAGTAGATACTCTCTTCAAGTCAAAGGCTTCACTGAATATCATAATATCTGTTCAGGAGGTCAACTACCCCTAATGTCCCGGGGTGTTTTAAACCTGGAACTAGGTTTGCTGCCAACTTTCAATTTTGTACTTTAGAGTCTAGATGCAATATTGTCTGAAGCTCATGGCTGGAAAGTCAACAGCTAAACTTCCATTCCACAGCCACCTGTTTGACATATAGAGTGGACAGTTAAGACTTAGGGATAGCCCCCATAAGCTCATCACAGATCTGCAAAAATTAGTAGTTAAAGCCAATTTAAAGGGTGGTGTGCACATGAATGAAATGGAACTGACTCAAGGTCTTCTTGCTGTATGTAGTTGAACTTAGTTGGTTAGATGTGGAAGTGTCTCTTTTCAGGTTCAGATACATGTGCCCATGGACATGACTGCCAACATATCTGTGTCAGCAATGATGATTCATATCTTTGCAAGTGTCGTGAGGGATATGCGTTGAATGcagaccagaaaacatgctCACGTAAGAACCAGAATATTTTTCATAGATTTGTTGCCTGTTTCTTGGCAGTTCCTATGTTTTGCATGACTGAAAGTTTCTATGTATccttcatatactgtacatagcaaGAGCTGGTGAGGCACTTTGTACGGTGGGCACCACTTAGCTTGACTGAACAGGAGATGCTTTAGCTTATATGAACTGTAATTGCACAATAATGGCTTCATGTCAGATGtgggagtttttttcttttcaggttTGGATTCATGTTCCCAGGGACATGATTGCCAGCATGTTTGTGTCAGCACTAATGATTCGTACATCTGCAAATGTCAAATGGGATTTGTGTTGAATGcagaccagaaaacatgctCACATGAGAATCCGGACTTTTCAGGTAGATGTTATCTTTGTTTCTTGGCACAGTTTTCCCTAAAATCTAGTTATGTTTTAAACAAAGGCTGTAGAAATATATTGACTTGTGAGTTGGTCAGATTATTTTGTGTCACAACAGGAAAATTGGGATTTTCCCAGTCGGCAAACTTTGgtgctgaaaagtgaagccaatgcagaagtgccttaaacttacattaTTTCAACTGGTCAGCAaacaagaagtctgattgtaaagaAATCTATAAGAAAGTGACTCCACTTAGAGTAAAATAAACGATTAAGCAGggtatgtccacttcttatgcaGTCTATGGGTTTTTCCAGTCTTTGGTGTTGTTGAAGTATTCTTGGAGCCTCCATAGCAGCCATTAAACTGCACTTTAAGGCACTTACACACTGGCTTCTACTTCAATTTAAGTGGTTGCCACTTGGATTTGGGTTATTCTTAAAAGTGGATAGTGAGTGCTCAGTTCAGCTTGAATTTGTACAGGGTCAGGAACAGATCAGCTCTTGTGATTATTGTTAGCAGAGTTGCCCTGAGTGGTGCACCACAAATGGTTGTTGTGCTCAGCTACTGTCAGTTACATGTAGAAATGTTTCTTTTCAGATTTGGATACATGTGTCCAGGGACATGACTGCCAGCATATTTGTGTCAAAAATGGTGATTCATACCTTTGCAAGTGTCGTGAGGGATATGTGTTGAATGCAGACAGGAAAACATGCTCACGTAAGAACCCTTACCAATCAATTTCATGTCCATCTCTTGGTGCAGTTCTTCAGGTTTCCCAAAAGTTCATTATTGTtggtacttgagtaaatgtagaaCTAATTCTTTGGAGCGCTGAAGAATTCCTACAGCTTTGTTAGACACGCTTTAAAACTTTATCTTGACAGCAAGAGCTGCTAAGGCACTTTTTTGAGTGTTCTGAGTGTGtagcagtatacagtatattgaattGATTTGAAAACGCATAGAATTAGGAAACTGGGATTGATGCACAGAGTTCGAGCAAATTAACatgatttatacatttaaaaagaagtGACGGCCCATTAAGCTCTCTGTTGGGATGTGCTTGCCGTGTGTAGTTAGACTGAGTTGGTTAGATGTGGAAGTGTCTCTTTTCAGGTTCAGATACTTGTGCCCAGGGACATGACTGCCAACATATCTGTGTCAGCAATGATGACTCGTACATCTGCAAGTGTCGTGAGGGATATGTGTTGAATGcagaccagaaaacatgctCACGTAAGAACTTGGACTTTTTAGGTAgactttatgtttgtttcttgGCAGTTCCTGTGTTTTGCAAGACTAGAACTTTATATGTATCCTCCATATACCGTACATAGCAAGAGCTGGTGAGGCACTTTGTATGGTGGGCTCCACTTAGCTTGACTAAACAGGAGCTGCTTTAGCTTATATGAACTGTAATTGCACAATTATGGCTTCATGTTAGATgtgggagttttttttcttttcaggttTGGATTCATGTTCCCAGGGACATGACTGCCAGCATATTTGTGTCAGCACTGATGATTTGCACATCTGCAAATGTCGAATGGGATATGTGTTGAATGcagaccagaaaacatgctCACATGAGAACCTGGACTTTTCAGGTAGactttatatttctttcttgGCACAGATTTCCCACAAATTGTTTCTGACTGAGTATGCAGCAGTATATATTGAATTGATTTGGAAAAGCATAGAATTAGGAAATACACAGAGTTTGAGCAAATGGCCCGGACATgacttaaacattttaaaagaagtgacGGCCCATTACGCTCCCTGCTGAGATGTGCTTGCCGTATGTGGTTAGACTTAGTTGGTTAGATGTGGAAGTGTCTCATTTCAGGTTCAGATACATGTGACCAGGAACATGACTGCCAACATATCTGTGTCAGCAATGATGATTCATACCTTTGCAAGTGTCGTGAGGGATATGCGTTGAATGcagaccagaaaacatgctCACGTAAGAACCTGAATATTTTTCAAAGATTTGTTACCTGTTTCTTGGCAGTTCCTGTGTTTTGCATGGCTGAAAGTTTCTATGTATCctccatatactgtacatggcaAGAGCTGGTGAGGCACTTTGTACGATGGGCACCACTTAGCTTGACTGAACAGGAGATGCTTTAGCTTATATGAACTGTAATTGCACAATAATGGCTTTATGTCAGATGTGggagtttcttttcttttcaggtTTGGATTCATGTTCCCAGGGACATGATTGCCAGCATATTTGTGTCAGCACTGATGATTTGTACATCTGCAAATGTCGAATGGGATATGTGTTGAATGcagaccagaaaacatgctCACATGAGAACTTGGACTTTTCAGTTAGATGTTATCTTTGTTTCTTGGCACAGAATTCCCACAAATCTAGTTATGTTTCTTAATGAACTGCTACTGCTAAGGCACTTTTTGGGGGGAACTGTTCAGAGTGTGTGGCAGTATATATTGAATTGATTTGAAAAAGCATACAACAGTCCAGGCTCTCTCCCTGACTGATGTAATGATATGTCAGTTACCTAATTTATGTGGAAATGCCTCTTTTCAGGCTTTTCAGGCTCTGATCCATGTGCCCATGGACATGATTGCCAGCACATTTGTATAAACAGTGATGACTCGTACATCTGCAAGTGCCAAGTGGGATATAAGTTAAATACAGACCAAAAAACGTGCTCACGTAAGACCTTGGACCTTATGATATGTATGTTTTAgggtgccatgccattgttctgACGGCCCGTTGT from Sebastes umbrosus isolate fSebUmb1 chromosome 16, fSebUmb1.pri, whole genome shotgun sequence includes:
- the LOC119504263 gene encoding matrilin-3-like isoform X1 → MTSLTCGLLLCSIGILLAPGTLGTFPQFGARNRKIHSISPFIPRVSSQVPPSSRVHQSSEEIRSIEQTSDEVPRSAESFQEVQLAAHTVRSLQQQQQLQQGARPGANTNTYLEQERRTADNGADGTNSGFHRYQSSHRQPPKKSRPLSQLQHKAAPVTSRQPASIRADAARSNCRNRPIDLVFIIDSSRSVRPAEFEKAKEFLQDMVDSLEVGSDATRVGLVNYASTVQIEFLLKTYFTKSALKQALARVEPLASGTMTGMAIKIAMEKAFTAEAGARASSGTIVKVAIIVTDGRPQDKVEDVSAAARASGIEIYAVGVDRADMMSLRLMASQPHDDHVFYVETYGVIEKLTSKFRETLCGKDVDNGNEDIPLDGEIDDYGLGLASRKDEKGINNENDDKGSDACAQGHNCQHVCVNNDYSYDCKCRGGFVLNPDKKTCSRSDACAQGHDCQHICVNNGNSYVCKCRVGYVLNMDQKTCSRANACGQGHDCQQLCINNGDSYNCKCRVGYVLNADQKTCSQEMRSEITQDACMCEAQILFQKKVQSTIQELSRKLDELSDKVNLIEGQQKY
- the LOC119504263 gene encoding matrilin-3-like isoform X2 encodes the protein MTSLTCGLLLCSIGILLAPGTLGTFPQFGARNRKIHSISPFIPRVSSQVPPSSRVHQSSEEIRSIEQTSDEVPRSAESFQEVQLAAHTVRSLQQQQQLQQGARPGANTNTYLEQERRTADNGADGTNSGFHRYQSSHRQPPKKSRPLSQLQHKAAPVTSRQPASIRADAARSNCRNRPIDLVFIIDSSRSVRPAEFEKAKEFLQDMVDSLEVGSDATRVGLVNYASTVQIEFLLKTYFTKSALKQALARVEPLASGTMTGMAIKIAMEKAFTAEAGARASSGTIVKVAIIVTDGRPQDKVEDVSAAARASGIEIYAVGVDRADMMSLRLMASQPHDDHVFYVETYGVIEKLTSKFRETLCGSDACAQGHNCQHVCVNNDYSYDCKCRGGFVLNPDKKTCSRSDACAQGHDCQHICVNNGNSYVCKCRVGYVLNMDQKTCSRANACGQGHDCQQLCINNGDSYNCKCRVGYVLNADQKTCSQEMRSEITQDACMCEAQILFQKKVQSTIQELSRKLDELSDKVNLIEGQQKY